From Aliarcobacter butzleri, the proteins below share one genomic window:
- a CDS encoding SAM-dependent methyltransferase, with protein MQKLWNKFGDNFFSKIKTGTLEVIYKDGNIKLYGEKTVEERITLEIKNNRFFTRIMLYGDIGFCESFIDKDFETSNLTKLIELALLNAQYLGTTSENEKNRLINLMPVFNKIKHNLRKNSKTNSRKNISAHYDLSNDFYKLMLDETMMYSSAVFSHKNQDLYEAQKNKLEKLSSKLNLKEGSKVLEIGSGWGAMALHLANYKGCEVTTVTLSVEQKKLCENRFKEHNVEDKIDILLKDYRDLNGKFDAIIAVEMFEAVGKEYFHIFFKKCQELLKPNGVLVLQVITMPDQRYKAYSKGTDFIQKYIFPGGHLPSISKILEVTSKHTRLNLNHLEEFTEDYAKTLNIWHENFEKKLEEVKKLGFDEYFIRMWKMYLNYCEAAFLTRNINLHQLVFTRDQNIDLNKGLIA; from the coding sequence ATGCAAAAATTATGGAATAAATTTGGAGATAACTTCTTTTCAAAAATAAAAACTGGAACACTTGAAGTAATCTATAAAGATGGAAATATCAAACTTTATGGAGAAAAAACAGTTGAAGAAAGAATCACTTTAGAAATAAAAAACAATAGATTTTTTACAAGGATTATGCTTTATGGAGACATTGGTTTTTGTGAGAGTTTTATAGATAAAGATTTTGAAACTTCAAATCTTACAAAACTAATAGAATTAGCACTTTTAAATGCACAATATCTTGGAACTACAAGTGAAAATGAAAAAAACAGACTAATAAACCTTATGCCAGTTTTTAATAAAATCAAACATAATTTACGAAAAAACTCAAAAACAAACTCAAGAAAAAATATCTCAGCTCACTACGACTTATCTAATGATTTTTACAAACTAATGCTTGATGAAACAATGATGTATTCAAGTGCTGTATTTTCACATAAAAATCAAGATTTATATGAAGCACAAAAAAATAAGTTAGAAAAACTTTCATCAAAACTAAATCTAAAAGAGGGCTCAAAAGTTTTAGAAATTGGTTCAGGTTGGGGAGCGATGGCACTTCATTTGGCAAATTACAAAGGTTGTGAAGTTACAACGGTTACTTTAAGTGTTGAGCAAAAAAAACTTTGCGAAAATAGATTTAAAGAACATAATGTAGAAGATAAAATCGATATTTTACTTAAAGATTACAGAGATTTAAATGGTAAATTTGATGCAATAATTGCTGTTGAGATGTTTGAAGCTGTGGGCAAAGAGTATTTTCATATCTTCTTTAAAAAGTGTCAAGAGTTACTAAAACCAAATGGAGTTTTAGTTCTACAAGTAATCACAATGCCTGACCAAAGATATAAAGCTTACTCAAAAGGGACTGATTTTATACAAAAATATATTTTCCCAGGAGGTCATCTTCCAAGTATCTCTAAAATACTTGAAGTGACATCAAAACATACAAGATTAAATCTAAATCATCTTGAAGAGTTCACAGAAGATTATGCAAAGACTTTAAATATTTGGCATGAAAATTTTGAAAAAAAATTAGAAGAAGTTAAAAAATTAGGGTTTGATGAGTATTTTATACGAATGTGGAAAATGTATCTAAACTATTGTGAAGCGGCATTTTTAACAAGAAATATAAATCTTCATCAATTGGTTTTTACAAGAGATCAAAATATAGATTTAAATAAAGGATTAATCGCATGA
- a CDS encoding lipocalin family protein, producing the protein MKFLFLTIFFSSSIFANTLVDIKKFSGLWYEIARIENSFQTSCVASSVEYKLQENNTYDVYNRCFENELDGKLIEYNGFAKLENNQLFMRYFFVFRSSYKIEYLNDYKTAVVSNDDYSNLWIMSRTPNIDKNELEKILDDLENKMDISKLVFTKLDPKGRYK; encoded by the coding sequence GTGAAGTTTTTATTTTTAACAATATTTTTTTCTTCATCAATCTTTGCAAATACTCTTGTTGATATTAAAAAATTTTCTGGACTTTGGTATGAAATAGCAAGAATTGAAAATAGTTTTCAAACCTCTTGTGTAGCTTCAAGTGTGGAGTACAAACTTCAAGAAAACAACACATATGATGTTTATAATAGATGTTTTGAAAATGAATTAGATGGAAAACTAATAGAATATAACGGTTTTGCAAAACTAGAAAATAACCAACTTTTTATGAGATATTTTTTTGTTTTTAGAAGTTCATACAAAATTGAATATCTAAATGATTATAAAACAGCAGTTGTTTCAAATGATGATTATTCAAATCTTTGGATTATGAGTAGAACGCCAAATATAGATAAAAATGAATTAGAAAAAATTTTAGATGATTTAGAAAACAAAATGGATATTTCAAAATTAGTTTTTACAAAACTTGACCCAAAAGGAAGATACAAATGA
- a CDS encoding DUF3833 domain-containing protein: MKNLIFIFLTTILFTGCTSMKIEDFNNTKPEFIPQEYFNGKLRAYGIVKDRNGKITRTFKGTMIGSWDKNGIGTLDEYFVYNDGEEMKRVWTLKPTENKKFIATANDIIGESPMIANGNTVMLDYVMRTPYKDSTIDLSVRDWLHLQDDGVIINHSKLKKFGFVVGELVITIIKD; encoded by the coding sequence ATGAAAAATTTAATATTTATTTTTTTAACAACAATTTTATTTACAGGATGTACAAGCATGAAAATAGAAGATTTTAACAACACAAAACCAGAGTTTATTCCTCAAGAATATTTTAATGGCAAACTAAGAGCCTATGGTATCGTAAAAGATAGAAATGGAAAAATAACAAGAACATTCAAAGGAACTATGATTGGTTCTTGGGACAAAAATGGTATTGGAACACTTGATGAGTATTTTGTTTACAACGATGGTGAAGAGATGAAAAGGGTTTGGACTTTAAAACCAACTGAAAATAAGAAATTTATCGCCACTGCAAATGATATTATCGGTGAAAGTCCTATGATAGCAAATGGAAATACTGTTATGCTTGATTATGTTATGAGAACTCCTTATAAGGACTCAACTATTGATTTAAGTGTTCGAGATTGGCTTCATTTACAAGATGATGGTGTTATTATAAATCACTCTAAACTGAAAAAATTTGGTTTTGTTGTTGGAGAACTTGTGATTACTATAATAAAAGATTAG
- a CDS encoding DUF1365 domain-containing protein: MQNLSNHNIFEGTIYHKRFLPKKHDFKYNFYLLDIDVFDLKSLENRIFSINKLNFMSLKSFDHFGESTEFIKNIEELLKKFDLKMASKMRFLTLPRVLNFVFNPISVLVLFDEENFPTHILAEVHNYNNGRVVYPVKLERRNNSYFGVVKKDMYVSPFFECEGVYEFELKYEKNKLFIKIDLYENKQHKLTAIFNSKGKPYTFKNILKIFFRYMFSTFLVVSRTYYHAFRLYLKGLKIYFPRENDKIRRY; this comes from the coding sequence ATGCAAAATTTATCAAATCACAATATTTTTGAAGGAACTATCTATCATAAAAGATTTCTTCCTAAAAAGCATGATTTTAAATATAATTTTTACCTGCTTGATATTGATGTATTTGATTTAAAAAGTTTGGAAAACAGAATCTTTTCTATAAACAAATTAAATTTTATGAGTTTAAAAAGTTTTGACCACTTTGGAGAAAGTACTGAATTTATAAAAAACATAGAAGAGTTATTAAAAAAGTTTGATTTAAAAATGGCTTCTAAAATGAGATTTTTAACACTTCCAAGGGTTTTAAACTTTGTTTTTAATCCAATTAGTGTTCTAGTTTTATTTGATGAAGAAAATTTTCCAACTCATATTTTAGCTGAAGTTCATAACTACAACAACGGTCGTGTTGTTTACCCTGTAAAGCTTGAAAGAAGAAATAATTCTTATTTTGGAGTTGTAAAAAAAGATATGTATGTTTCACCTTTTTTTGAGTGTGAGGGAGTTTATGAATTTGAGCTAAAGTATGAAAAAAACAAATTATTTATAAAAATAGATTTATACGAAAATAAACAACACAAATTAACAGCAATTTTTAACTCAAAAGGAAAGCCATACACTTTTAAAAATATACTAAAAATATTTTTTAGATATATGTTCAGCACTTTTTTAGTGGTTTCTCGAACTTATTATCATGCATTTAGGCTTTATTTAAAAGGGTTAAAAATCTATTTTCCAAGAGAAAATGACAAAATAAGGAGGTATTAA
- a CDS encoding SDR family NAD(P)-dependent oxidoreductase, translating into MIKKVWIIGASSGIGLELVKLWLQNNYLVIASSRNIETSNELLNLKSTHKDNLQLLNIDVLDNENVIKSVDKAFNIFNGLDICFYNAGVYESMTYEQWNISNFESMIDINYLGILRVLKPLISYLEKQKSKSTIVLNASLASYFGLPYGGAYSASKAALVNFAQSLQPELQRKNIYVQIINHGFVKTRLTAKNDFEMPQLMQVDYAAKKIFEGLNKPYKFEISFPFLLSSFLKLLSFLPYSWSFSITKRFLK; encoded by the coding sequence ATGATAAAAAAAGTTTGGATTATTGGTGCTAGTAGTGGAATTGGTTTAGAATTAGTTAAGTTGTGGTTACAAAATAATTATTTAGTAATAGCAAGTTCAAGAAATATAGAAACTTCTAATGAACTATTAAATCTAAAATCAACGCACAAAGATAATCTACAACTTTTAAATATTGATGTTTTAGATAATGAAAATGTTATCAAAAGTGTGGATAAGGCATTTAATATTTTTAATGGTTTAGATATTTGTTTTTACAATGCAGGAGTCTATGAATCTATGACTTACGAGCAATGGAATATTTCAAATTTTGAATCTATGATAGACATTAATTATTTAGGTATTTTAAGAGTTTTAAAACCTCTTATTTCTTATTTAGAAAAACAAAAAAGTAAATCGACTATTGTTTTAAATGCAAGTTTAGCTAGTTATTTTGGTTTACCTTATGGTGGAGCTTATAGTGCTTCAAAAGCTGCTTTAGTTAATTTTGCACAATCTTTACAACCGGAATTACAAAGAAAAAATATTTATGTACAGATTATAAATCATGGTTTTGTAAAAACAAGACTAACAGCTAAAAATGATTTTGAAATGCCACAATTAATGCAAGTTGATTATGCAGCTAAAAAGATATTTGAAGGCTTAAACAAGCCTTATAAATTTGAGATATCGTTTCCTTTTTTACTTTCAAGTTTCTTAAAATTACTTAGCTTTTTACCATATAGTTGGAGTTTTTCAATAACAAAAAGATTTTTAAAATGA
- a CDS encoding dehypoxanthine futalosine cyclase: protein MVKKVEVDLEKRLTNEEALDLIRNASLLELGEMASIKKAELHPEKITTFIVDRNINYTNVCWVDCKFCAFFRHGKDEDSYVLKFDEIDQKIEELLEIGGTQILFQGGVHPKLKIDYYEELVGHINTKYPQITIHGFSAIEIDFIARISKISKLEVLKRLQAKGLSSIPGAGAEILSDRVRDIIAPKKMDTAQWLEVHRLAHSIGMKTTATMMFGTVETDEEIIEHWEHLRKLQDETGGFRAFIMWSFQGQNTKLIEEHPEIKPQSSNRYLRLLAVARIYLDNFQNMQSSWVTQGSYIGQLALKFGANDLGSTMMEENVVKAAGAANRMNQDEMIRLIKDIGEYPAKRNTAYEILERF, encoded by the coding sequence ATGGTTAAAAAAGTTGAAGTCGATTTAGAAAAACGACTTACAAATGAAGAAGCTTTAGATTTAATAAGAAATGCTTCACTTTTAGAATTAGGTGAAATGGCAAGTATCAAAAAAGCTGAACTTCATCCTGAAAAGATAACAACATTTATAGTTGATAGAAATATTAACTATACAAATGTTTGTTGGGTTGATTGTAAGTTTTGTGCGTTTTTTAGACATGGTAAAGATGAAGATTCATATGTTTTAAAATTTGATGAAATTGATCAAAAAATTGAAGAACTTCTAGAAATTGGTGGAACTCAAATACTTTTTCAAGGTGGAGTTCATCCAAAACTAAAAATTGATTATTATGAAGAATTAGTAGGACATATTAATACAAAATATCCACAAATTACTATTCATGGATTTTCAGCGATTGAAATTGATTTTATTGCAAGAATTTCAAAAATATCTAAACTTGAAGTTCTAAAAAGATTACAAGCAAAAGGTTTAAGTTCAATTCCTGGAGCTGGAGCTGAAATTTTAAGTGATAGAGTAAGAGATATAATTGCACCAAAAAAAATGGATACAGCGCAATGGTTAGAAGTTCATAGACTTGCTCACTCAATTGGTATGAAAACAACTGCAACTATGATGTTTGGAACAGTTGAAACTGATGAAGAAATAATCGAACATTGGGAACATTTACGAAAACTTCAAGACGAAACAGGTGGTTTTAGAGCATTTATTATGTGGTCATTTCAAGGTCAAAATACAAAACTAATAGAAGAACATCCAGAAATCAAACCTCAATCATCAAATAGATATTTAAGATTACTTGCAGTTGCGAGGATTTATTTAGATAATTTTCAAAATATGCAAAGCTCTTGGGTAACACAAGGAAGCTATATAGGACAACTTGCCCTTAAATTTGGTGCAAATGACTTAGGAAGCACTATGATGGAAGAAAATGTAGTAAAAGCAGCAGGTGCTGCAAATAGAATGAATCAAGATGAAATGATAAGACTTATAAAAGATATCGGTGAATATCCTGCAAAAAGAAATACTGCTTACGAAATTTTAGAAAGATTTTAA
- a CDS encoding NAD(P)/FAD-dependent oxidoreductase produces MKIAVLGAGISGLGSAYILSSKHEVDLYEKEDRLGGHARTTMVQDEDKIFGVDTGFLVFNHPTYPLLTKLFKELNVKIENSDMSFAFWDKDINRAYNGSSLKGMFAQKRNLFSLTHYKMIKDILDFNKKANQDLKECNSNLDKTLGEYIKDYSNAFKQRYLLPMGAAIWSTPSDEMNNFPARTFLTFFKNHGLLGVSTHHQWLTVSNGSINYVNKIKEKISGKIFLNSDVIKVQREVNGVYLIHKNGNRSFYDKVVLAMHAPEALEILENPTSKEVEILSAFKYKENSAVLHNDNNILYPNRKMYAAWNYTSSNKQNKLVTLSYWINTLQNLKTKKDYFVSLNETQNINNVIEKISYEHPQFDSKAIKMQSKKDEICGHNNTYFAGAYWRYGFHEDGLLSATKVASKLGCEF; encoded by the coding sequence ATGAAAATAGCAGTTTTAGGAGCTGGAATTAGTGGACTTGGAAGTGCCTATATTTTGAGTTCTAAACATGAAGTTGATTTATACGAAAAAGAGGATAGATTAGGAGGTCATGCTAGAACTACAATGGTTCAAGATGAGGATAAAATCTTTGGTGTTGATACTGGTTTTTTAGTTTTTAATCATCCTACTTATCCACTTTTGACAAAACTATTTAAAGAATTAAATGTAAAAATAGAAAACTCAGATATGAGTTTTGCTTTTTGGGACAAAGATATAAACAGAGCTTACAATGGTTCATCACTAAAAGGAATGTTTGCCCAAAAAAGAAATCTTTTTTCTCTAACTCACTATAAAATGATAAAAGATATTTTAGATTTTAATAAAAAAGCAAATCAAGATTTAAAAGAGTGTAATTCAAATTTAGACAAAACTTTAGGGGAATACATAAAAGATTATTCAAATGCCTTTAAACAAAGATATTTACTTCCAATGGGTGCTGCTATTTGGTCAACTCCAAGTGATGAGATGAATAATTTTCCAGCAAGAACATTTCTGACATTTTTTAAAAATCATGGACTTTTAGGAGTTTCAACTCATCATCAATGGCTAACTGTTAGTAATGGAAGTATAAATTATGTAAATAAAATAAAAGAGAAAATCTCTGGAAAAATCTTTTTAAACTCTGATGTTATAAAAGTTCAAAGAGAAGTAAATGGTGTTTATTTGATTCATAAAAATGGAAATAGATCTTTTTATGACAAAGTTGTATTAGCTATGCACGCACCTGAAGCTTTAGAGATTTTAGAAAATCCTACATCAAAAGAAGTTGAGATTTTAAGTGCCTTTAAATATAAAGAAAATAGCGCTGTTTTACATAATGACAATAATATTTTATATCCAAATAGAAAAATGTACGCAGCCTGGAATTACACAAGTTCAAACAAACAAAATAAGCTTGTAACTCTTAGCTATTGGATAAATACTCTACAAAATCTAAAAACCAAAAAAGATTATTTTGTATCATTAAACGAGACACAAAATATAAATAACGTGATTGAAAAAATCTCTTATGAACATCCTCAATTTGACTCAAAGGCAATAAAAATGCAAAGTAAAAAAGATGAGATTTGTGGACATAATAACACATATTTTGCAGGAGCTTATTGGAGATATGGTTTCCATGAAGATGGACTATTAAGTGCTACAAAAGTGGCTTCAAAACTTGGATGTGAGTTCTAA
- a CDS encoding prephenate dehydrogenase: MTLNIGIIGLGLMGGSLAKAVKRYGIASKVYGFTNSEKNKKDILDLNLVDELVDLETLKKVSDVIILAIPVDAIISMFPNFLDIDENTTIIDMGSTKEYIVKSIPPKIRKNFIAAHPMTGTEKSGPKAAIDDLYEGKTVVFCDLEQNANLHVNRAFKIFQEIGMRIVVMDSDKHDIHACYISHLPHIISFSLANTVMSHEDPKSIIALAAGGFKDMSRIAKSSPRMWSDIFKQNRENLLKAIESFENQLDDAKEMIKNENYENLEEWMKKANSLHEIL, translated from the coding sequence ATGACTTTGAATATTGGAATTATAGGTTTAGGACTTATGGGAGGTTCTTTAGCAAAAGCTGTAAAAAGATATGGTATTGCTTCAAAAGTTTATGGTTTTACAAATAGTGAAAAAAATAAAAAAGATATTTTAGATTTAAATTTAGTAGATGAATTAGTAGATTTAGAAACACTTAAAAAAGTTTCTGATGTTATTATCTTAGCGATTCCTGTAGATGCTATTATCTCAATGTTTCCAAACTTTTTGGATATAGATGAAAATACAACTATTATAGATATGGGTTCAACTAAAGAGTATATTGTAAAAAGTATTCCACCTAAAATAAGAAAAAACTTTATTGCGGCACATCCTATGACAGGAACTGAAAAATCAGGGCCAAAAGCTGCTATTGATGATTTATATGAAGGAAAAACTGTTGTTTTTTGTGATTTAGAACAAAATGCAAATCTTCATGTAAATAGAGCCTTTAAAATATTTCAAGAAATAGGTATGAGAATAGTAGTTATGGATAGTGATAAACACGATATTCATGCTTGTTATATCTCTCATTTACCTCATATAATATCTTTTTCTTTGGCAAATACTGTTATGAGTCATGAAGATCCAAAATCTATTATTGCACTTGCTGCTGGTGGATTTAAGGATATGAGTAGAATTGCAAAATCAAGTCCACGAATGTGGAGTGATATTTTCAAACAAAATAGAGAAAACCTTTTAAAAGCTATTGAATCATTTGAAAATCAATTAGATGATGCAAAAGAGATGATAAAAAATGAAAATTATGAAAATTTAGAAGAGTGGATGAAAAAAGCAAATAGCTTGCATGAAATATTATAA
- a CDS encoding MFS transporter encodes MNNNKLKSKEILLYGTLGIPIAFLGFPLYIYLPTFYVENIGLGVGIVGAILLVARLLDMIVDPFIGRFCDIYGKKFNIIFISSIFLVFGLFFLIKPIFYNSFWLFLFSILTYISYSFVLIPYLSLNSILSNNEQENTKLAFSREIFIIVGVLISLLIPYIFLVSNDSKKSLELLLYTILIIFPIFLLLFFTKLKHLEKKEELLRNENFFISLKTFFINFPDHKKLFFAFLLNNLANALPATLFLFFVKYVLVLEEKTGFFLIIYFLSAIITFPFWIKLSTKISKKSTWILSILIAISAFSFVPFLNEGDFFYFVFICVITGMCLGADMALPSSIQADVAQETKKQHQDLTGVLFGFWAMITKLSLSLAVAISFISLEFTNFESQNINQTSIYAIIFLYSIMPIIFKIFSIIFLLKYKMTK; translated from the coding sequence ATGAATAATAATAAGCTAAAAAGCAAAGAAATTCTTTTATATGGAACATTGGGGATTCCTATTGCTTTTTTGGGTTTTCCCTTATATATTTATTTACCAACTTTTTATGTTGAAAATATTGGTTTAGGTGTTGGAATTGTTGGAGCTATTTTATTAGTTGCAAGATTACTTGATATGATTGTTGACCCATTTATTGGAAGATTTTGTGATATTTATGGCAAAAAGTTTAATATTATTTTCATCTCTTCTATCTTTTTAGTTTTTGGACTATTTTTTTTAATAAAACCTATTTTTTATAATTCTTTTTGGTTATTTTTATTTTCTATTCTTACATATATCTCTTATAGTTTTGTTTTAATTCCTTATCTTAGTTTAAACTCAATTTTAAGTAATAATGAACAAGAGAATACAAAACTTGCTTTTTCAAGGGAAATTTTTATAATAGTTGGAGTTCTAATCTCTTTATTAATTCCTTATATATTTTTAGTTTCAAATGATTCAAAAAAGAGTTTAGAACTTTTACTTTATACAATTTTGATTATTTTTCCTATTTTTTTACTTCTATTTTTTACAAAACTAAAACACTTGGAAAAAAAAGAGGAGCTTTTAAGAAATGAAAACTTTTTTATATCCTTAAAAACATTTTTTATAAATTTTCCAGATCACAAAAAACTATTTTTTGCTTTTTTATTAAATAATCTAGCAAATGCACTTCCTGCAACTTTGTTTTTATTTTTTGTAAAATATGTGTTAGTTTTAGAAGAAAAAACTGGTTTTTTTTTAATAATCTATTTTTTAAGTGCAATTATAACTTTTCCTTTTTGGATAAAACTCTCAACTAAAATCTCAAAAAAATCTACTTGGATTTTGTCAATTTTAATTGCAATTAGTGCTTTTAGTTTTGTACCTTTTTTAAATGAAGGAGATTTTTTTTACTTTGTATTTATTTGTGTGATAACTGGAATGTGTTTGGGAGCTGATATGGCATTACCATCTTCTATTCAAGCTGATGTAGCACAAGAAACAAAAAAACAACATCAAGATTTAACAGGAGTATTATTTGGTTTTTGGGCAATGATTACGAAACTCTCTTTATCTTTAGCTGTTGCTATTTCTTTTATAAGTTTAGAGTTTACAAATTTTGAAAGTCAAAATATAAATCAAACTTCAATTTATGCAATCATTTTTTTATATTCAATAATGCCTATAATTTTTAAAATATTTTCTATAATTTTTTTATTAAAATATAAAATGACAAAATAA
- the bamA gene encoding outer membrane protein assembly factor BamA — protein sequence MKNKIILLSLACATILSAETIKSIEFKNVSKISPQILDEILDMKVGDTIDENRLNEALVKFYKQGYFEDIQILNENGNLKLIFNEKPSIANVDIKGYKTRTEDIETLKTTIKLKKGSMYSEKRVKEAKEKLLSMLESEGYINSVVETEVEKINENSLKITFNVNKGDEIIIKKANYHGSDKLEQDDFDHVTANKEVEFASWWFGQNDGEVKIDQLKYDARRINDLYYEKGYLDAQVKEPFLDIDFASNQAKLDFFITEGEQYTTNNIKIYLDSSIVDPETIYPELKLIVGRTFNIKKLREDQDYIKTQVADQGYAYAEVKFDLKKNEETKLVDVIFSVVPGKKVYINDVKISGNTRTLDRVVRRNVYLAPGDLYNLTDFKDSTNKLKRSRFFDDVKIEEKRISDDKMDIIVKVTEAATGSLMLGGGYGSYDKFMVSGSVSDANIFGSGLALGLSTDLSAHSNRFELSLKNPAIRDSDYNGEVEVHSTEYEIERSKYDSDVDTKGFSVAIGKELIRDLYVGTRYKLDFVSENYDYSSDFMSTYNAKDAAFKAKNKLFTNQDYVNSSITPYLNYDNTDDYYFPREGFRANTSLEYAGVGGDSKYVKSTSSLKYFYSLEDLAELDWVLRLKTQVKMLFDNGQINQGDSLYLGGPKTLRGYKSYAFPKNDSGYYTDPYKNMWANSAEMSFPLVPSAKMRWGIFYDYGMIGQDSFDDIERSGAGLLLEWVSPMGPLQLIFARALDDEPGDDTSSFEFSFGASF from the coding sequence GTGAAAAATAAAATCATATTATTATCTTTAGCTTGTGCCACAATACTAAGTGCAGAAACTATAAAATCAATAGAGTTTAAAAACGTAAGTAAAATTTCACCGCAAATTTTAGACGAAATTTTAGATATGAAAGTTGGCGATACAATCGATGAAAATAGATTGAATGAAGCTTTGGTAAAGTTTTATAAACAAGGATATTTTGAAGATATTCAAATTTTAAATGAAAATGGAAATTTAAAACTAATTTTTAATGAGAAACCTTCTATTGCAAATGTTGATATTAAAGGTTATAAAACAAGAACCGAAGATATAGAAACACTTAAAACTACTATAAAATTGAAAAAAGGTTCAATGTATAGTGAAAAAAGAGTGAAAGAAGCAAAAGAAAAACTTCTTAGTATGTTAGAGAGTGAAGGTTATATCAATTCTGTTGTTGAAACTGAAGTTGAAAAAATAAATGAAAACTCTTTAAAAATTACTTTTAATGTAAATAAAGGTGATGAAATCATCATCAAAAAAGCAAACTATCATGGTTCTGATAAACTCGAACAAGATGATTTTGATCATGTAACTGCAAATAAAGAAGTAGAATTTGCTTCTTGGTGGTTTGGACAAAATGATGGTGAAGTAAAAATTGACCAACTAAAATATGATGCAAGAAGAATAAATGATCTTTATTATGAAAAAGGTTATTTGGATGCTCAAGTAAAAGAACCATTTTTAGATATTGATTTTGCTTCAAATCAAGCAAAATTAGACTTTTTTATCACAGAAGGTGAACAATACACAACAAATAATATAAAAATCTATTTAGATTCTTCTATTGTTGATCCTGAAACAATTTATCCTGAATTAAAACTTATTGTAGGAAGAACTTTTAATATTAAAAAATTAAGAGAAGACCAAGATTACATAAAAACGCAAGTTGCAGACCAAGGTTATGCATATGCTGAAGTAAAATTTGATTTAAAGAAAAATGAAGAAACTAAATTAGTTGATGTCATTTTTAGTGTAGTTCCAGGTAAAAAAGTTTATATAAATGATGTAAAAATATCTGGAAACACAAGAACATTAGATAGAGTTGTAAGAAGAAATGTTTATTTAGCTCCTGGTGATTTATATAACCTTACAGATTTTAAAGATTCTACAAATAAACTAAAACGTTCAAGATTCTTTGATGATGTAAAAATTGAAGAAAAAAGAATTAGTGATGATAAAATGGATATCATCGTAAAAGTAACCGAAGCCGCTACTGGTTCATTGATGCTTGGAGGAGGATACGGTTCTTATGACAAATTTATGGTTAGTGGTTCTGTAAGTGATGCAAATATTTTTGGTTCAGGTCTAGCTTTAGGATTAAGTACAGATTTATCTGCTCATAGTAATAGATTTGAGCTTAGCTTAAAAAATCCAGCAATAAGAGATAGTGATTATAATGGTGAAGTTGAAGTTCACTCAACTGAATATGAAATTGAAAGATCAAAATATGATTCAGATGTTGATACTAAAGGTTTCTCTGTTGCTATTGGTAAAGAATTAATTAGAGACCTTTACGTAGGAACTAGATATAAATTAGACTTTGTTAGTGAAAATTATGATTATTCAAGTGATTTTATGAGTACTTATAATGCCAAAGATGCTGCATTTAAAGCAAAAAATAAATTATTTACAAATCAAGATTATGTAAATAGTTCTATTACTCCTTATCTTAATTATGATAACACAGATGATTACTACTTCCCACGAGAAGGTTTTAGAGCAAATACATCTTTAGAATATGCAGGAGTTGGTGGAGATTCAAAATATGTAAAATCAACTTCTAGCTTAAAATATTTCTATTCATTAGAAGATTTAGCTGAATTAGACTGGGTTTTAAGACTTAAAACTCAAGTTAAAATGTTATTTGATAATGGACAAATCAATCAAGGAGACTCTTTATATCTTGGAGGTCCTAAAACTTTAAGAGGGTATAAATCATATGCCTTCCCTAAAAATGATTCTGGATATTATACTGATCCATATAAAAACATGTGGGCAAACTCTGCAGAAATGAGTTTCCCATTAGTTCCTAGTGCAAAAATGAGATGGGGAATTTTCTATGATTATGGAATGATAGGTCAAGATTCATTCGATGATATAGAAAGATCAGGAGCAGGATTATTATTAGAATGGGTTTCTCCAATGGGTCCATTACAACTAATCTTTGCAAGAGCACTTGATGATGAGCCAGGTGATGATACATCTTCATTTGAATTCTCTTTTGGAGCTAGTTTCTAA